From Topomyia yanbarensis strain Yona2022 chromosome 1, ASM3024719v1, whole genome shotgun sequence, one genomic window encodes:
- the LOC131675912 gene encoding protein obstructor-E-like isoform X2: protein MYKSLFLIALTIFGCNAAEDEEYFEFTCPREDGQFEDPYQCDKYYECNNGRFKEKLCPDGLVFNPSSKLPNKCDQIFNVDCGYRKELQKPNPVGVCPRQNGFFPHPDPTICNVFFNCVNGRELEMSCVAGLHFELSTGTCVWPDMANRVDCGSNANKKLDDGFQCPKDYKKMDKNGQVVSHPNFPHPEDCSKFYICLNGIEPRRGNCDSGLVYNEDLQRCDEPENVPGCEDWYTQAEKPEN, encoded by the exons ATGTACAAATCACTCTTCCTGATTGCTTTAACCATCTTCGGTTGCA ATGCTGCCGAAGATGAGGAATATTTTGAGTTCACCTGCCCTCGAGAAGATGGTCAATTCGAAGATCCAtatcagtgcgataaatattaCGAATGCAATAACGGACGCTTTAAGGAAAAACTTTGTCCGGATGGGCTTGTATTTAATCCAAGCAGTAAGCTGCCTAATAAGTGTGATCAAATTTTCAATGTAGACTGCGGATACCGCAAGGAGCTGC aaaaacCGAATCCAGTAGGGGTGTGTCCTAGGCAAAACGGGTTCTTCCCTCATCCAGATCCAACAATCTGCAACGTATTCTTCAACTGTGTGAATGGGCGTGAGCTCGAAATGAGTTGTGTGGCAGGTTTACATTTCGAATTAAGCACCGGTACATGTGTATGGCCTGATATGGCGAATCGCGTTGActgtggaagcaatgcaaata AAAAACTTGATGATGGCTTTCAATGTCCCAAAGACtacaaaaaaatggataaaaatgGTCAAGTAGTGTCTCATCCAAACTTTCCGCACCCGGAGGATTGTTCCAAATTCTACATTTGTCTCAATGGTATTGAGCCGAGAAGGGGTAATTGCGACTCAGGATTAGTTTACAATGAAGATCTTCAGCGGTGTGATGAACCAGAGAACGTTCCTGGGTG CGAGGATTGGTACACTCAAGCCGAAAAACCGGAGAACTAG
- the LOC131675912 gene encoding protein obstructor-E-like isoform X1, producing MYKSLFLIALTIFGCNAAEDEEYFEFTCPREDGQFEDPYQCDKYYECNNGRFKEKLCPDGLVFNPSSKLPNKCDQIFNVDCGYRKELQKPNPVGVCPRQNGFFPHPDPTICNVFFNCVNGRELEMSCVAGLHFELSTGTCVWPDMANRVDCGSNANKKLDDGFQCPKDYKKMDKNGQVVSHPNFPHPEDCSKFYICLNGIEPRRGNCDSGLVYNEDLQRCDEPENVPGCRKTGELASSILQKLIYIRENSLDN from the exons ATGTACAAATCACTCTTCCTGATTGCTTTAACCATCTTCGGTTGCA ATGCTGCCGAAGATGAGGAATATTTTGAGTTCACCTGCCCTCGAGAAGATGGTCAATTCGAAGATCCAtatcagtgcgataaatattaCGAATGCAATAACGGACGCTTTAAGGAAAAACTTTGTCCGGATGGGCTTGTATTTAATCCAAGCAGTAAGCTGCCTAATAAGTGTGATCAAATTTTCAATGTAGACTGCGGATACCGCAAGGAGCTGC aaaaacCGAATCCAGTAGGGGTGTGTCCTAGGCAAAACGGGTTCTTCCCTCATCCAGATCCAACAATCTGCAACGTATTCTTCAACTGTGTGAATGGGCGTGAGCTCGAAATGAGTTGTGTGGCAGGTTTACATTTCGAATTAAGCACCGGTACATGTGTATGGCCTGATATGGCGAATCGCGTTGActgtggaagcaatgcaaata AAAAACTTGATGATGGCTTTCAATGTCCCAAAGACtacaaaaaaatggataaaaatgGTCAAGTAGTGTCTCATCCAAACTTTCCGCACCCGGAGGATTGTTCCAAATTCTACATTTGTCTCAATGGTATTGAGCCGAGAAGGGGTAATTGCGACTCAGGATTAGTTTACAATGAAGATCTTCAGCGGTGTGATGAACCAGAGAACGTTCCTGGGTG CCGAAAAACCGGAGAACTAGCTTCTTCAATTTTACAAAAGCTGATATACATAAGAGAGAATAGTTTAGATAACTAA